The Arthrobacter russicus genome has a segment encoding these proteins:
- a CDS encoding WhiB family transcriptional regulator: MDWRSRAACLDKDPELFFPVGNTGPALLQIEEAKSVCRRCQVVDTCLQWAIESGQDAGVWGGMSEDERRALKRRAARARRAS; this comes from the coding sequence ATGGATTGGCGTAGCCGCGCAGCCTGCCTCGACAAGGACCCGGAGCTTTTCTTCCCCGTGGGGAACACCGGGCCTGCCTTGCTCCAGATTGAAGAAGCCAAAAGCGTTTGCCGCCGCTGCCAGGTGGTCGACACCTGCCTGCAGTGGGCCATCGAGAGCGGCCAGGACGCCGGTGTCTGGGGCGGCATGAGCGAAGACGAGCGCCGCGCCCTCAAGCGCCGCGCCGCCCGGGCCCGTCGCGCCAGCTGA